One region of Syntrophobacter fumaroxidans MPOB genomic DNA includes:
- a CDS encoding BsuBI/PstI family type II restriction endonuclease, with amino-acid sequence MRKKDNIESALEILAALGLPRAQQNERSALCLLALLNLIPGKAWAHSENPLIGITPMMKFSGKYYGREYAPNTRETFRRQTIHQFLQAGVACYNPDRPDRPVNSPKAVYQISPEALALLKTYGTNKWRAFLKRFLAIRKTLAQRYANERVQKLISVRVAVDQKIRISPGEHSELIKAIIESFAPRHAPGCRLVYVGDTGEKWGYFDEKLLADLGVTIDSHGKMPDVVLFYPEKHWLLLVESVTSHGPVDSKRHTELAVLFADSSAGLVYVTAFPSRAVMQRYLSEIAWETEVWIADAPSHLIHFNGPRFLGPYDGKLGEKPKLADKGHLLPEYKTN; translated from the coding sequence ATGCGGAAAAAAGACAATATAGAAAGCGCACTGGAGATCCTCGCTGCTCTCGGACTTCCCCGAGCACAACAGAATGAACGTTCAGCGCTTTGCTTGTTGGCATTGCTTAATTTGATTCCTGGCAAGGCTTGGGCGCATTCGGAAAATCCACTTATCGGTATCACGCCCATGATGAAGTTCAGTGGCAAATACTATGGCAGGGAATACGCACCGAACACGCGTGAAACTTTTCGACGTCAGACGATCCATCAGTTTCTACAGGCAGGAGTAGCGTGCTACAATCCCGACAGACCAGACAGACCGGTCAACAGTCCCAAAGCCGTCTATCAGATATCACCCGAAGCGCTCGCCCTGTTGAAAACCTATGGCACGAACAAATGGCGGGCCTTTTTGAAGCGCTTTCTTGCGATCAGGAAGACCCTCGCGCAACGCTACGCAAACGAGCGCGTCCAAAAGCTGATATCGGTACGTGTCGCAGTCGATCAGAAGATCAGGATCAGCCCAGGTGAACATAGCGAGCTCATCAAGGCGATTATTGAGAGTTTTGCCCCGCGCCACGCCCCCGGTTGTAGATTGGTCTATGTTGGAGACACCGGTGAAAAATGGGGTTATTTTGATGAAAAGCTCCTGGCTGATTTGGGCGTCACAATCGATTCGCATGGGAAGATGCCTGATGTGGTTCTGTTCTACCCCGAAAAGCATTGGCTTCTGCTCGTTGAATCCGTCACCAGCCATGGTCCGGTTGACAGCAAGCGCCACACCGAATTGGCAGTGCTGTTTGCAGACTCGTCCGCCGGGTTAGTGTACGTGACGGCATTTCCTTCCCGCGCGGTCATGCAGCGCTACCTTTCTGAAATCGCGTGGGAAACGGAGGTCTGGATCGCGGATGCGCCGTCTCATCTGATCCATTTCAATGGACCTCGCTTCCTGGGGCCCTATGATGGTAAGCTCGGGGAAAAACCCAAACTGGCGGACAAAGGTCATCTTCTCCCAGAGTACAAAACCAATTGA
- a CDS encoding Lcl domain-containing protein, protein MCRNAKMSILVVLLSIMFVAVNVRAEVIQLPKTNQKKCYATGGAEISCAGTGQDGEIRAGVAWPGTRFKNNGDNTQTDRLTGLTWPVVVDPEIAGVCDSAVTNWAEALARVACLNAHSFLGYQDWRLPNVNEYESLRNGAESEVAGWLNSQGFFFAVEEPFLTSTSNAANTYYKWTVLLAGGNAVTLLSESQGFPSPVWPVRGGQSGAPSSVYPANVWKTGQTASYAAGDDGALEKGVKWPVPRFKATAFTGGVRDDLTGLVWTRNANAPGPAACGPGTAKTWQGALNYVQCLNANNFLGFSDWRLPNRVELHSLTDFSRRNPALPAVHPFINVKNAKYWSSTSNVDLPDQAVVVHMGNGRILYNSKNASGLQRVWPVRSGIVIDTPPLKLSATAISSSAITLSWNDGTTLESGYRVETKEGSCSSGSAWTPIATTGPNVVQYTRSGLVADSTHSYRVRAYNAHGYSAYSNCAFATTGPSGAPASPSDLKAYSRGPNKIDVYWKDNSSNETNFFLYRRDCLSCPWDTRATLMPGAETFSDGTATGNEASAVYSYYLIACNGAACSPATRVAAVPLKPTGLNANPVDFVNLTWTDSSSNETGFQVYRKEALCADAASWVLKTTTAPNVHVYLDNSVISGTFAYHVRAFHESDGEPNAYGYSNWSNCAEAVK, encoded by the coding sequence GTGTGCAGAAATGCGAAGATGAGCATATTGGTCGTACTCTTGAGCATAATGTTCGTTGCGGTCAACGTCCGCGCGGAAGTGATCCAGCTCCCGAAAACAAACCAGAAAAAGTGCTACGCGACCGGCGGAGCCGAGATTTCCTGCGCGGGCACGGGACAGGACGGGGAGATTCGGGCGGGAGTGGCCTGGCCCGGCACCCGGTTCAAGAACAATGGGGACAATACGCAGACGGACAGGCTCACGGGGCTGACTTGGCCCGTGGTTGTCGATCCGGAAATCGCCGGGGTGTGTGACAGCGCCGTGACCAACTGGGCGGAGGCGCTGGCCAGGGTCGCCTGCCTCAACGCACACAGTTTTCTGGGCTATCAGGACTGGCGGCTTCCCAACGTCAACGAATACGAAAGCCTGAGGAACGGCGCGGAGTCGGAGGTCGCCGGCTGGCTCAATTCGCAGGGATTCTTCTTTGCCGTGGAAGAGCCGTTTCTGACGTCGACTTCCAATGCGGCCAACACCTACTACAAGTGGACCGTCCTGCTGGCAGGCGGGAATGCGGTCACCCTGCTCTCCGAAAGCCAGGGCTTTCCATCCCCGGTGTGGCCGGTGCGCGGAGGACAGTCCGGCGCCCCCAGCAGCGTGTATCCCGCAAATGTCTGGAAGACGGGGCAGACCGCCAGCTACGCCGCCGGCGACGATGGAGCCCTCGAGAAAGGCGTGAAATGGCCCGTGCCGAGGTTCAAGGCAACGGCATTCACCGGCGGGGTCCGGGATGATCTGACCGGGCTGGTATGGACGAGGAACGCCAACGCGCCGGGGCCTGCCGCCTGCGGACCCGGCACGGCGAAAACCTGGCAGGGCGCGCTGAACTATGTCCAATGCCTCAACGCCAACAATTTCCTCGGCTTCAGCGACTGGCGTCTCCCGAACCGCGTGGAGCTCCACAGCCTGACGGACTTCTCCCGGCGCAACCCGGCTCTGCCGGCGGTGCATCCCTTCATCAACGTGAAGAACGCCAAGTACTGGTCCTCCACGAGCAACGTGGATCTCCCGGACCAGGCGGTGGTGGTGCACATGGGGAACGGCCGGATACTCTACAATTCGAAGAACGCGTCGGGGCTTCAGAGAGTATGGCCGGTCCGGTCGGGCATCGTGATCGACACTCCGCCCCTGAAACTGTCGGCCACGGCCATATCCTCCTCGGCCATAACGCTTTCCTGGAACGACGGCACGACCCTCGAGTCGGGTTACAGGGTGGAGACCAAAGAGGGCTCGTGCTCCTCCGGTTCTGCCTGGACGCCGATTGCCACCACTGGGCCCAACGTCGTCCAGTACACACGCTCGGGCCTTGTCGCTGACTCCACCCACTCGTACCGGGTCAGGGCCTATAACGCTCACGGCTATTCGGCGTATTCCAATTGCGCCTTCGCGACCACAGGCCCCTCGGGGGCGCCCGCTTCGCCCTCCGACCTGAAGGCGTACTCCCGGGGACCCAATAAGATAGATGTCTACTGGAAGGACAACTCCAGCAACGAAACGAATTTCTTCCTCTACCGCAGGGATTGCCTCTCCTGTCCCTGGGACACCCGCGCAACCCTGATGCCGGGCGCCGAGACCTTCTCCGACGGCACGGCCACGGGCAATGAGGCTTCCGCCGTCTACAGCTACTACCTCATTGCGTGCAACGGCGCCGCCTGTTCCCCGGCCACGCGGGTCGCCGCCGTTCCCTTGAAGCCCACGGGGCTTAACGCCAACCCCGTCGATTTCGTCAATCTCACGTGGACCGACAGCAGCAGCAACGAGACGGGATTCCAGGTGTACCGGAAGGAGGCTCTCTGCGCTGACGCGGCTTCATGGGTGTTGAAGACCACCACGGCGCCAAACGTCCACGTCTACCTCGACAACTCGGTGATTTCCGGCACTTTCGCCTACCACGTCAGGGCTTTCCACGAGTCCGACGGGGAACCTAACGCTTACGGGTATTCGAACTGGTCCAATTGCGCTGAAGCGGTCAAATGA
- a CDS encoding restriction endonuclease codes for MAIPDYESIMLPLLRFAGDGKEHSAKEAAQALAVEFALSESELKQLLPSGRQTTFGNRIGWAGTYLKKAGLLQSSRRGIFQITARGLQLLAEKPIQLNSASLHRFPGFVEFIEARKGKAAIPSDDDPINRETPEEVIEAAYQRIRQDLASELLQTIKNCSATFFERLVVDLIVKMGYGGTRKDAGEAIGKSGDEGIDGIIKEDRLGLDIVYIQAKRWDSQVGRPEVQKFAGALQGQRAKKGIFLTTSAFTKEARDYVSRIESKIVLIDGDLLAQLMIDFNIGVAAVASYELKRIDSDYFTEE; via the coding sequence ATGGCGATTCCGGATTATGAGTCGATAATGCTACCCTTATTGAGGTTTGCCGGTGATGGCAAAGAGCATTCCGCCAAGGAGGCTGCGCAGGCTCTTGCCGTTGAATTTGCTTTGAGCGAGAGTGAATTGAAACAACTACTTCCGAGCGGCCGGCAAACGACCTTCGGCAACCGGATCGGATGGGCCGGGACATACCTGAAGAAAGCGGGTCTTCTTCAGTCATCCAGAAGGGGTATCTTTCAAATAACCGCACGTGGGCTCCAGCTCCTCGCGGAAAAGCCAATTCAGCTGAATAGTGCGTCTCTTCACCGTTTTCCCGGATTTGTCGAGTTCATAGAGGCACGAAAAGGGAAGGCGGCCATTCCATCCGATGATGACCCAATCAATCGCGAGACTCCGGAAGAAGTTATTGAAGCAGCCTATCAGCGGATTCGGCAAGACCTGGCTTCGGAATTATTGCAGACCATCAAGAACTGCTCGGCCACTTTTTTTGAGCGGCTTGTCGTGGATCTCATTGTGAAAATGGGGTATGGCGGCACAAGGAAGGATGCTGGTGAGGCCATCGGGAAAAGTGGTGATGAAGGCATTGACGGGATTATCAAAGAGGACCGTTTGGGGCTGGACATTGTATATATCCAAGCCAAAAGATGGGACAGCCAGGTTGGCCGGCCGGAAGTCCAAAAGTTTGCCGGGGCCTTACAGGGCCAACGGGCAAAAAAGGGCATCTTCCTTACAACATCCGCTTTCACAAAAGAGGCCAGAGATTACGTCTCCAGGATTGAAAGCAAAATCGTCCTCATAGATGGCGACTTATTGGCTCAGTTGATGATAGATTTCAACATAGGAGTAGCTGCTGTCGCCTCCTATGAATTAAAGCGCATCGATTCCGATTACTTTACCGAGGAATGA